In Lepisosteus oculatus isolate fLepOcu1 chromosome 15, fLepOcu1.hap2, whole genome shotgun sequence, one genomic interval encodes:
- the lmo7a gene encoding LIM domain only protein 7 isoform X8, with the protein MEWRENSNVSCDLAFAEAQRWMEEVTNKKFGSNNFRSALENGVLLCDLINKIKPGIIKKVNRLSTPIAGLDNVNVFLKACGRLGLKEAQLFHPGDLQDLSTRVTVKPEETDRRLKNVLITIYWLGRKAQTDPFYNGPHLNLKAFEGLLGTALSKVLEESGSLKRIGRDSGYGESWYAEKGELLLLPASHQRDDSLDSLDSVGSRSLSNSSDATLKGSCEGCGSDVELESAFKMSENKDGLQYRRVAVVEPKNNAQFNQFLPTKDKQAGYVPAPLRKKRAERHEDNRRSWASPMYTEEDGSFSSEEETGRSNPIPPNGHPLQGHPPATHLRLAYDYESDSDSEGERRQPNVQLDDLASRRFQTHTPAFPANYAVPVHSADFCCHLSGSLPLGALSPAPGLAVGSTQQRGGVKVDSDPSAPEQVLISDLCQTSEEEEGTADPQKDDLYARKVGLVLQPSAIVAYDTFLPKYWTPEEDLHVHKIKLGSQRRPWYRKIQGFSQKSSSSSEESDCEGNLYFVPSSARDEQPPQSVSHKHLSHLDKPRAAESMSDCCCSRVQQSLSMQPQTLKGATEHSQFTKPCASVPRLDPTTGPRVVKCERNSFLSPLQQQDSGDISEKFLPDLENDDMFARRTGSFQSLVNLQCTSPEAREDRIPDSEPESSIVTQTRREESATPDVKKDDLVFRKVRLGSLKMGLSLSGAPDVYHAIPVPEPWALPPSLRSRLLCQPRTPIPEEEGEEGEEVEGKLCASHPKVDDMLVRKLGGVQPHTSVPVTIPVPTTCSEEDLQKWKAIQEASRQRHKKKLMVKRLLEKHSGGNGSKSMNDVTQDTEITRQIRFEGLQKLRTQIKESDNKWQDDLAKWKSRRKSFNNDLVKKMAEREEIELLTSTDTERKTKTFREMQEERENRGMRTLSTTTAESMSLHSSNEDVFTEQKPTSRALSERSYTVEVDNPYTAQTRVAPPSTPSRRAQKEHTESSTPRVAPMPTCTPVSTAASSSFRTATSPTSKTEATTTSTASRATESRLLFEKSSEEKSSVPLYTHNSMDTKPGVARVSASLPRSYQRSDSLRLSSVVAPRPFGTQSNKIASLSRAFTMDDAHNRYNGERERSQKTSTPSRYSQFMTEDDAQSQSSSVLSSNEEEEQEEEMDPSPPAPNTSSTLGDLRTDAPFSSEAVPPATKRTAAKPPEARVAPQEQYSDMRIILNQKPNSNRDFGFTTTWDSTAAIVKSIEHGSPAELCQLQVNDEILTVNGLKVSEMDYTQWKESMDKAHQNGNLVMDIRRYGKNNWGRDLPSLPFKSHKTINLTSMDATLIGSPEKYSNTSRDLTSRESPGETRKPDFMSEPVNDAATKEVNGGFRGEAVTMRHKESEPISLKNLKRRSEFFEQGGSESAISDLQVPSISTSSSRWSWDPEEERRRQEKWQKEQERQLQEKYKREQERLEEEWRRAQQEAEKEGSKYYEEERRIIEVNTKPCLTHQSPDSPPSPQTWSWKDRSTLGEESSRITEEKDVARLQDEEAQRLKQQQQQEEEEERRRMRQSQEEEARLEEERRRQAEQEARQRQEEQREKERKQREEEERQRQEEQRRRQQDEERRRQEAAEEQHREQERLRLRQQQQQQQRSGDTYGFSKIQPEIEVSDRNKSKSTSDLDDDYTADGKGTSKSMDSTWSRADSQKKDQALSQAELERQRIIEEMKKKNQLVTDSSWIRQRSASVNKEPVSFSGPMRRGESLDNLDSPRSNSLKHPPWISSSSSISSSLVQDFSRYPQPVSTSNRSYMRTPSTLPTSLSMGSLKQGLWNQPSPDLLLQQQQRSRSVSGKKICAYCDAPLGKGAAMVIESLGLCYHLQCFKCIDCGSDLGGSETGAEVRIRNRQLYCNSCYLRFKTGQPTAM; encoded by the exons GCCTGAAGAAACAGACAGgagattaaaaaat gttttaaTCACAATATATTGGCTGGGTAGGAAAGCACAGACTGATCCTTTCTATAATGGACCTCACCTAAACTTGAAAGCTTTTGAAGGATTATTAGGAACAGCTCTATCAAAG GTGCTTGAAGAATCGGGCAGTCTGAAGCGAATTGGCAGGGACAGCGGATACGGCGAAAGCTGGTACGCGGAGAAAGGGGAGCTGCTCTTACTTCCAGCTTCTCACCAGAGAGACGACTCCCTAGACAGCTTGGACTCGGTCGGCTCGAGATCACTGAGTAACTCTTCGGACGCAACTTTGAAAGGCAGTTGCGAGG GTTGTGGGAGTGACGTGGAGTTGGAATCGGCATTCAAGATGTCGGAGAACAAGGATGGTCTTCAGTACCGCCGGGTTGCAGTGGTAGAACCGAAGAACAACGCACAGtttaaccagtttcttcccactaAAGACAAGCAGGCTGGATATGTCCCAGCCCCACTGAGGAAGAAGCGAGCTGAACGTCATGAAGACAACAGGAGAAGCTGGGCAAGTCCCATGTATACTGAAGAGGATGGCTCCTTTTCCAG TGAAGAAGAGACCGGTAGGAGTAATCCCATTCCTCCGAATGGGCATCCCCTGCAAGGCCACCCTCCCGCAACACACCTACGATTGGCTTACGACTATGAGAGCGATTCCGACTCAGAGGGCGAAAGGAGGCAGCCCAATGTGCAGTTGGATGACCTGGCTAGCCGCAGGTTTCAGACGCACACACCTGCTTTCCCGGCCAACTATGCTGTGCCTGTGCACAGCGCCGATTTCTGCTGCCACCTGAGTGGTTCTCTTCCCCTGGGTGCTTTGTCACCAGCACCTGGGCTGGCAGTGGG TAGCACGCAGCAGCGTGGGGGTGTCAAGGTGGACAGTGACCCTTCAGCTCCAGAGCAGGTCCTCATAAGTGACCTTTGCCAAACTTCGGAAGAGGAAGAAGGCACAGCGGACCCACAGAAGGATGACCTCTATGCACGCAAGGTTGGCTTGGTGCTGCAACCCTCGGCAATTGTGGCTTATGACACATTTCTGCCAAAGTACTGGACTCCGGAAGAAGACCTGCATGTGCACAAGATCAAGCTCGGATCTCAGCGCAGACCATGGTATAGGAAGATCCAGGGTTTCAG CCAGAAGTCTAGTTCATCTTCAGAGGAGTCTGACTGTGAAGGCAATCTCTACTTTGTTCCCTCATCTGCTAGGGATGAACAGCCACCCCAGTCTGTGTCTCATAAACACCTCAGTCACCTGGACAAGCCAAGGGCTGCTGAAAGCATGTCTGATTGCTGTTGTTCCAGAGTGCAGCAAAG TCTTTCCATGCAGCCACAAACTCTAAAAGGTGCAACTGAACATTCACAATTCACGAAGCCTTGTGCCAGCGTGCCCAGACTTGACCCCACGACTGGTCCTAGAGTCGTAAAGTGTGAGAGGAACTCATTTCTTAGCCCTTTGCAGCAACAAGACTCAGGCGACATATCGGAAAAGTTTCTTCCTGATCTGGAAAACGATGACATGTTTGCCCGTCGGACTGGGTCTTTCCAGAGCCTTGTGAACCTCCAGTGCACGAGTCCAGAAGCCCGGGAGGACCGTATCCCAGACTCAGAGCCTGAAAGCAGTATTGTCACTCAGACGCGGCGAGAAGAGTCGGCGACCCCAGATGTAAAGAAAGATGATCTGGTTTTCCGTAAAGTGAGGCTCGGCTCTCTGAAAATGGGACTCTCCCTTTCTGGAGCTCCTGATGTCTACCATGCTATTCCTGTACCGGAGCCCTGGGCTCTGCCACCGAGCCTCCGGTCCCGACTTCTATGCCAGCCCAGGACACCCATTCCCGAAGAGGAGGGGGAAGAGGGCGAAGAGGTGGAGGGTAAACTCTGTGCTTCACACCCAAAAGTAGATGACATGTTGGTGCGAAAGCTGGGGGGAGTTCAGCCTCACActtctgtgcctgtgactaTCCCAGTTCCCACTACCTGCAGTGAAGAAGACCTGCAGAAATGGAAGGCAATTCAGGAAGCCAGCAGGCAGAGACACAAGAAGAAGCTGATGGTGAAGAG ACTGCTGGAGAAACACTCGGGTGGAAATGG GAGCAAGTCCATGAACGATGTAACCCAGGACACAGAAATAACCCGCCAGATTCGCTTTGAAGGGTTACAGAAGTTAAGAACTCAGATAAAAGAAAGCGACAATAAGTGGCAGGAT GATCTTGCTAAGTGGAAAAGCCGTCGCAAGAGCTTTAATAATGACCTTGTGAAGAAGATGgcagaaagagaagaaattGAACTGCTGACCAGCACTGATACAGAGAGGAAAACCAAGACCTTTCGAGAAATGCAAGAGGAAAG GGAGAACAGAGGGATGAGAACCCTCAGCACAACAACAGCTGAGAGCATGTCCCTTCACTCATCCAATGAAGACGTGTTCACTGAGCAAAAGCCCACTTCCAGAGCCCTGTCCGAGAGAAGCTATACTGTGGAAGTGGACAATCCTTACACAGCCCAGACCAGAGTGGCTCCCCCTTCCACCCCTTCTCGGAGAGCACAGAAGGAGCACACAGAATCGTCCACTCCCAGAGTAGCTCCAATGCCCACTTGCACACCTGTGTCCACAGCTGCCTCTTCCTCCTTCAGAACAGCCACAAGCCCCACAAGTAAGACAGAGGCAACCACCACTAGCACAGCCAGCAGAGCAACAGAATCCAGGCTCCTGTTTGAGAAATCATCGGAAGAAAAGAGCTCTGTTCCTTTGTATACACACAATTCTATGGACACAAAGCCAGGGGTGGCTCGGGTTTCAGCTTCTCTTCCTAGAAGCTACCAGAGATCTGATAGTTTACGGCTGTCCTCCGTAGTCGCACCACGACCTTTTGGAACTCAGTCAAACAAAATTGCATCCCTTTCCAGAGCTTTTACG atggATGATGCACACAATCGCTACAACGGAGAGAGAGAGCGCTCCCAAAAGACCAGCACCCCTAGCCGATACAGCCAGTTCATGACGGAGGATGATGCTCAATCCCAGTCCAGCTCTGTCCTGAGCAGCAATGAAGAGGAGGAACAGGAAGAGGAGATGGACCCTTCTCCTCCAGCACCGAACACAAGCAGCACTCTTGGTGACTTGAGGACTGACGCTCCCTTCAGCTCTGAAGCGGTGCCACCAGCCACAAAGAGAACGGCAGCAAAGCCACCAGAGGCAAGGGTGGCTCCACAG GAGCAGTATAGCGACATGAGAATCATCCTGAACCAGAAACCAAACAGCAATCGAGACTTTGGGTTCACAACTACCTGGGACTCCACTGCTGCCATTGTGAAGTCCATAGAACACG GTAGCCCAGCTGAACTATGCCAGCTGCAGGTGAATGATGAGATCCTCACAGTTAATGGCCTGAAGGTCTCCGAGATGGACTACACGCAGTGGAAGGAAAGTATGGATAAAGCTCATCAGAATGGAAACCTTGTGATGGACATACGCAGATATGGCAAGAATA ACTGGGGCAGAGACCTACCTTCCCTACCATTTAAAAGCCATAAAACCATCAATCTGACCAGTATGGATGCAACACTTATAGGTTCCCCTGAAAAGTACAGCAACACCAGCAGAGATCTTACTTCACGCGAGTCCCCGGGGGAGACCAGGAAACCAGATTTTATGAGTGAGCCTGTTAAT GATGCAGCAACTAAGGAAGTGAATGGAGGTTTCCGTGGGGAGGCGGTCACAATGAGACATAAAG AATCTGAGccaatttctttgaaaaacttaaAAAGGAGATCAGAGTTTTTTGaacaag gTGGATCTGAGTCTGCAATATCAGAT CTGCAGGTCCCCTCCATCAGCACCTCCTCCAGCCGCTGGTCCTGGGACCccgaggaggagaggaggcgCCAGGAGAAGTGGCAGAAGGAGCAGGAGCGCCAGCTGCAG GAGAAATACAAGCGTGAACAGGAGAGATTGGAAGAGGAGTGGCGCCGTGCGCAGCAGGAGGCCGAGAAGGAAGGGTCCAAGTACTATGAGGAG GAGCGCAGGATAATTGAAGTCAACACTAAACCCTGTTTGACCCATCAGTCCCCTGACTCTCCCCCAAGCCCGCAGACATGGTCTTGGAAAGATCGAAGCACTCTGGGGGAGGAGTCATCCAGGATCACTGAAGAGAAGGATGTCGCCAGGCTGCAGGACGAGGAGGCCCAGCGGctcaagcagcagcagcagcaggaggaggaagaggagcggAGAAGGATGAGGCAAAGCCAGGAGGAGGAGGCACGTCTggaagaggagaggaggaggcaaGCGGAGCAGGAGGCACGCCAGCGCCAAGAAGAACAGAGGGAGAAAGAGAGGAagcagagagaagaggaagagCGCCAACGTCAAGAGGAACAGAGGCGCAGGCAGCAGGATGAGGAGAGGAGACGTCAAGAAGCTGCTGAAGAACAGCACAGGGAGCAGGAGAGGCTGAGGctgaggcagcagcagcagcagcagcagcg GTCTGGCGATACCTATGGTTTTTCTAAAATCCAGCCTGAAATTGAAGTCTCAGACAG GAACAAGTCAAAGTCTACTTCAGATCTTGATGATGATTACACAGCAGACGGCAAAG GCACCAGCAAATCCATGGACAGCACCTGGAGCAGAGCAGATTCTCAAAAGAAGGACCAGGCTCTCTCTCAGGCAGAGCTGGAAAGACAGCGGATCATTGAAGAGATGAAGAAGAAGAATCAGCTTGTGACTGACAGCAGCTGGATCAGACAGCGCAGTGCCAGTGTCAACAAGGAGCCAGTCAGCTTCTCTGGGCCAATGAGGAG AGGCGAGTCGCTTGACAACCTGGATTCCCCTCGATCCAACTCCCTGAAGCACCCTCCATGGATATCCAGCTCGTCCTCCATCTCCTCTTCTTTGGTCCAGGACTTCAGCCGGTATCCCCAGCCAGTGTCCACGTCCAATCGCAGCTACATGCGCACACCTTCCACTCTGCCCACATCCCTCTCCATGGGTTCCCTGAAGCAGGGTCTCTGGAACCAGCCCTCTCCCGATCTGCTCTTGCAACAGCAGCAGCGCAGCAG GTCAGTCAGTGGGAAGAAAATCTGTGCATACTGTGATGCACCTTTGGGCAAAGGAGCTGCCATGGTCATCGAATCTCTGGGTCTTTGTTATCATTTGCAGTGTTTTAAG
- the lmo7a gene encoding LIM domain only protein 7 isoform X6, with translation MEWRENSNVSCDLAFAEAQRWMEEVTNKKFGSNNFRSALENGVLLCDLINKIKPGIIKKVNRLSTPIAGLDNVNVFLKACGRLGLKEAQLFHPGDLQDLSTRVTVKPEETDRRLKNVLITIYWLGRKAQTDPFYNGPHLNLKAFEGLLGTALSKVLEESGSLKRIGRDSGYGESWYAEKGELLLLPASHQRDDSLDSLDSVGSRSLSNSSDATLKGSCEGCGSDVELESAFKMSENKDGLQYRRVAVVEPKNNAQFNQFLPTKDKQAGYVPAPLRKKRAERHEDNRRSWASPMYTEEDGSFSSEEETGRSNPIPPNGHPLQGHPPATHLRLAYDYESDSDSEGERRQPNVQLDDLASRRFQTHTPAFPANYAVPVHSADFCCHLSGSLPLGALSPAPGLAVGSTQQRGGVKVDSDPSAPEQVLISDLCQTSEEEEGTADPQKDDLYARKVGLVLQPSAIVAYDTFLPKYWTPEEDLHVHKIKLGSQRRPWYRKIQGFSQKSSSSSEESDCEGNLYFVPSSARDEQPPQSVSHKHLSHLDKPRAAESMSDCCCSRVQQSLSMQPQTLKGATEHSQFTKPCASVPRLDPTTGPRVVKCERNSFLSPLQQQDSGDISEKFLPDLENDDMFARRTGSFQSLVNLQCTSPEAREDRIPDSEPESSIVTQTRREESATPDVKKDDLVFRKVRLGSLKMGLSLSGAPDVYHAIPVPEPWALPPSLRSRLLCQPRTPIPEEEGEEGEEVEGKLCASHPKVDDMLVRKLGGVQPHTSVPVTIPVPTTCSEEDLQKWKAIQEASRQRHKKKLMVKRLLEKHSGGNGSKSMNDVTQDTEITRQIRFEGLQKLRTQIKESDNKWQDDLAKWKSRRKSFNNDLVKKMAEREEIELLTSTDTERKTKTFREMQEERENRGMRTLSTTTAESMSLHSSNEDVFTEQKPTSRALSERSYTVEVDNPYTAQTRVAPPSTPSRRAQKEHTESSTPRVAPMPTCTPVSTAASSSFRTATSPTSKTEATTTSTASRATESRLLFEKSSEEKSSVPLYTHNSMDTKPGVARVSASLPRSYQRSDSLRLSSVVAPRPFGTQSNKIASLSRAFTMDDAHNRYNGERERSQKTSTPSRYSQFMTEDDAQSQSSSVLSSNEEEEQEEEMDPSPPAPNTSSTLGDLRTDAPFSSEAVPPATKRTAAKPPEARVAPQEQYSDMRIILNQKPNSNRDFGFTTTWDSTAAIVKSIEHGSPAELCQLQVNDEILTVNGLKVSEMDYTQWKESMDKAHQNGNLVMDIRRYGKNSSPEKYSNTSRDLTSRESPGETRKPDFMSEPVNDAATKEVNGGFRGEAVTMRHKESEPISLKNLKRRSEFFEQGGSESAISDLQVPSISTSSSRWSWDPEEERRRQEKWQKEQERQLQEKYKREQERLEEEWRRAQQEAEKEGSKYYEEERRIIEVNTKPCLTHQSPDSPPSPQTWSWKDRSTLGEESSRITEEKDVARLQDEEAQRLKQQQQQEEEEERRRMRQSQEEEARLEEERRRQAEQEARQRQEEQREKERKQREEEERQRQEEQRRRQQDEERRRQEAAEEQHREQERLRLRQQQQQQQRSGDTYGFSKIQPEIEVSDRNKSKSTSDLDDDYTADGKGIYSRHGGMAQWLLEEELRRKKNREVQKMVAASELEAERKQILNLMKYADPERGTSKSMDSTWSRADSQKKDQALSQAELERQRIIEEMKKKNQLVTDSSWIRQRSASVNKEPVSFSGPMRRGESLDNLDSPRSNSLKHPPWISSSSSISSSLVQDFSRYPQPVSTSNRSYMRTPSTLPTSLSMGSLKQGLWNQPSPDLLLQQQQRSRSVSGKKICAYCDAPLGKGAAMVIESLGLCYHLQCFKCIDCGSDLGGSETGAEVRIRNRQLYCNSCYLRFKTGQPTAM, from the exons GCCTGAAGAAACAGACAGgagattaaaaaat gttttaaTCACAATATATTGGCTGGGTAGGAAAGCACAGACTGATCCTTTCTATAATGGACCTCACCTAAACTTGAAAGCTTTTGAAGGATTATTAGGAACAGCTCTATCAAAG GTGCTTGAAGAATCGGGCAGTCTGAAGCGAATTGGCAGGGACAGCGGATACGGCGAAAGCTGGTACGCGGAGAAAGGGGAGCTGCTCTTACTTCCAGCTTCTCACCAGAGAGACGACTCCCTAGACAGCTTGGACTCGGTCGGCTCGAGATCACTGAGTAACTCTTCGGACGCAACTTTGAAAGGCAGTTGCGAGG GTTGTGGGAGTGACGTGGAGTTGGAATCGGCATTCAAGATGTCGGAGAACAAGGATGGTCTTCAGTACCGCCGGGTTGCAGTGGTAGAACCGAAGAACAACGCACAGtttaaccagtttcttcccactaAAGACAAGCAGGCTGGATATGTCCCAGCCCCACTGAGGAAGAAGCGAGCTGAACGTCATGAAGACAACAGGAGAAGCTGGGCAAGTCCCATGTATACTGAAGAGGATGGCTCCTTTTCCAG TGAAGAAGAGACCGGTAGGAGTAATCCCATTCCTCCGAATGGGCATCCCCTGCAAGGCCACCCTCCCGCAACACACCTACGATTGGCTTACGACTATGAGAGCGATTCCGACTCAGAGGGCGAAAGGAGGCAGCCCAATGTGCAGTTGGATGACCTGGCTAGCCGCAGGTTTCAGACGCACACACCTGCTTTCCCGGCCAACTATGCTGTGCCTGTGCACAGCGCCGATTTCTGCTGCCACCTGAGTGGTTCTCTTCCCCTGGGTGCTTTGTCACCAGCACCTGGGCTGGCAGTGGG TAGCACGCAGCAGCGTGGGGGTGTCAAGGTGGACAGTGACCCTTCAGCTCCAGAGCAGGTCCTCATAAGTGACCTTTGCCAAACTTCGGAAGAGGAAGAAGGCACAGCGGACCCACAGAAGGATGACCTCTATGCACGCAAGGTTGGCTTGGTGCTGCAACCCTCGGCAATTGTGGCTTATGACACATTTCTGCCAAAGTACTGGACTCCGGAAGAAGACCTGCATGTGCACAAGATCAAGCTCGGATCTCAGCGCAGACCATGGTATAGGAAGATCCAGGGTTTCAG CCAGAAGTCTAGTTCATCTTCAGAGGAGTCTGACTGTGAAGGCAATCTCTACTTTGTTCCCTCATCTGCTAGGGATGAACAGCCACCCCAGTCTGTGTCTCATAAACACCTCAGTCACCTGGACAAGCCAAGGGCTGCTGAAAGCATGTCTGATTGCTGTTGTTCCAGAGTGCAGCAAAG TCTTTCCATGCAGCCACAAACTCTAAAAGGTGCAACTGAACATTCACAATTCACGAAGCCTTGTGCCAGCGTGCCCAGACTTGACCCCACGACTGGTCCTAGAGTCGTAAAGTGTGAGAGGAACTCATTTCTTAGCCCTTTGCAGCAACAAGACTCAGGCGACATATCGGAAAAGTTTCTTCCTGATCTGGAAAACGATGACATGTTTGCCCGTCGGACTGGGTCTTTCCAGAGCCTTGTGAACCTCCAGTGCACGAGTCCAGAAGCCCGGGAGGACCGTATCCCAGACTCAGAGCCTGAAAGCAGTATTGTCACTCAGACGCGGCGAGAAGAGTCGGCGACCCCAGATGTAAAGAAAGATGATCTGGTTTTCCGTAAAGTGAGGCTCGGCTCTCTGAAAATGGGACTCTCCCTTTCTGGAGCTCCTGATGTCTACCATGCTATTCCTGTACCGGAGCCCTGGGCTCTGCCACCGAGCCTCCGGTCCCGACTTCTATGCCAGCCCAGGACACCCATTCCCGAAGAGGAGGGGGAAGAGGGCGAAGAGGTGGAGGGTAAACTCTGTGCTTCACACCCAAAAGTAGATGACATGTTGGTGCGAAAGCTGGGGGGAGTTCAGCCTCACActtctgtgcctgtgactaTCCCAGTTCCCACTACCTGCAGTGAAGAAGACCTGCAGAAATGGAAGGCAATTCAGGAAGCCAGCAGGCAGAGACACAAGAAGAAGCTGATGGTGAAGAG ACTGCTGGAGAAACACTCGGGTGGAAATGG GAGCAAGTCCATGAACGATGTAACCCAGGACACAGAAATAACCCGCCAGATTCGCTTTGAAGGGTTACAGAAGTTAAGAACTCAGATAAAAGAAAGCGACAATAAGTGGCAGGAT GATCTTGCTAAGTGGAAAAGCCGTCGCAAGAGCTTTAATAATGACCTTGTGAAGAAGATGgcagaaagagaagaaattGAACTGCTGACCAGCACTGATACAGAGAGGAAAACCAAGACCTTTCGAGAAATGCAAGAGGAAAG GGAGAACAGAGGGATGAGAACCCTCAGCACAACAACAGCTGAGAGCATGTCCCTTCACTCATCCAATGAAGACGTGTTCACTGAGCAAAAGCCCACTTCCAGAGCCCTGTCCGAGAGAAGCTATACTGTGGAAGTGGACAATCCTTACACAGCCCAGACCAGAGTGGCTCCCCCTTCCACCCCTTCTCGGAGAGCACAGAAGGAGCACACAGAATCGTCCACTCCCAGAGTAGCTCCAATGCCCACTTGCACACCTGTGTCCACAGCTGCCTCTTCCTCCTTCAGAACAGCCACAAGCCCCACAAGTAAGACAGAGGCAACCACCACTAGCACAGCCAGCAGAGCAACAGAATCCAGGCTCCTGTTTGAGAAATCATCGGAAGAAAAGAGCTCTGTTCCTTTGTATACACACAATTCTATGGACACAAAGCCAGGGGTGGCTCGGGTTTCAGCTTCTCTTCCTAGAAGCTACCAGAGATCTGATAGTTTACGGCTGTCCTCCGTAGTCGCACCACGACCTTTTGGAACTCAGTCAAACAAAATTGCATCCCTTTCCAGAGCTTTTACG atggATGATGCACACAATCGCTACAACGGAGAGAGAGAGCGCTCCCAAAAGACCAGCACCCCTAGCCGATACAGCCAGTTCATGACGGAGGATGATGCTCAATCCCAGTCCAGCTCTGTCCTGAGCAGCAATGAAGAGGAGGAACAGGAAGAGGAGATGGACCCTTCTCCTCCAGCACCGAACACAAGCAGCACTCTTGGTGACTTGAGGACTGACGCTCCCTTCAGCTCTGAAGCGGTGCCACCAGCCACAAAGAGAACGGCAGCAAAGCCACCAGAGGCAAGGGTGGCTCCACAG GAGCAGTATAGCGACATGAGAATCATCCTGAACCAGAAACCAAACAGCAATCGAGACTTTGGGTTCACAACTACCTGGGACTCCACTGCTGCCATTGTGAAGTCCATAGAACACG GTAGCCCAGCTGAACTATGCCAGCTGCAGGTGAATGATGAGATCCTCACAGTTAATGGCCTGAAGGTCTCCGAGATGGACTACACGCAGTGGAAGGAAAGTATGGATAAAGCTCATCAGAATGGAAACCTTGTGATGGACATACGCAGATATGGCAAGAATA GTTCCCCTGAAAAGTACAGCAACACCAGCAGAGATCTTACTTCACGCGAGTCCCCGGGGGAGACCAGGAAACCAGATTTTATGAGTGAGCCTGTTAAT GATGCAGCAACTAAGGAAGTGAATGGAGGTTTCCGTGGGGAGGCGGTCACAATGAGACATAAAG AATCTGAGccaatttctttgaaaaacttaaAAAGGAGATCAGAGTTTTTTGaacaag gTGGATCTGAGTCTGCAATATCAGAT CTGCAGGTCCCCTCCATCAGCACCTCCTCCAGCCGCTGGTCCTGGGACCccgaggaggagaggaggcgCCAGGAGAAGTGGCAGAAGGAGCAGGAGCGCCAGCTGCAG GAGAAATACAAGCGTGAACAGGAGAGATTGGAAGAGGAGTGGCGCCGTGCGCAGCAGGAGGCCGAGAAGGAAGGGTCCAAGTACTATGAGGAG GAGCGCAGGATAATTGAAGTCAACACTAAACCCTGTTTGACCCATCAGTCCCCTGACTCTCCCCCAAGCCCGCAGACATGGTCTTGGAAAGATCGAAGCACTCTGGGGGAGGAGTCATCCAGGATCACTGAAGAGAAGGATGTCGCCAGGCTGCAGGACGAGGAGGCCCAGCGGctcaagcagcagcagcagcaggaggaggaagaggagcggAGAAGGATGAGGCAAAGCCAGGAGGAGGAGGCACGTCTggaagaggagaggaggaggcaaGCGGAGCAGGAGGCACGCCAGCGCCAAGAAGAACAGAGGGAGAAAGAGAGGAagcagagagaagaggaagagCGCCAACGTCAAGAGGAACAGAGGCGCAGGCAGCAGGATGAGGAGAGGAGACGTCAAGAAGCTGCTGAAGAACAGCACAGGGAGCAGGAGAGGCTGAGGctgaggcagcagcagcagcagcagcagcg GTCTGGCGATACCTATGGTTTTTCTAAAATCCAGCCTGAAATTGAAGTCTCAGACAG GAACAAGTCAAAGTCTACTTCAGATCTTGATGATGATTACACAGCAGACGGCAAAG GTATTTACTCCAGACATGGGGGCATGGCTCAATGGCTGCTGGAGGAGGAATTGAGGAGGAAGAAAAACAGGGAAGTCCAGAAAATGGTGGCAGCATCTGAGCTGGAGGCAGAAAGAAAGCAAATCCTTAATTTGATGAAATATGCTGACCCAGAGAGAG GCACCAGCAAATCCATGGACAGCACCTGGAGCAGAGCAGATTCTCAAAAGAAGGACCAGGCTCTCTCTCAGGCAGAGCTGGAAAGACAGCGGATCATTGAAGAGATGAAGAAGAAGAATCAGCTTGTGACTGACAGCAGCTGGATCAGACAGCGCAGTGCCAGTGTCAACAAGGAGCCAGTCAGCTTCTCTGGGCCAATGAGGAG AGGCGAGTCGCTTGACAACCTGGATTCCCCTCGATCCAACTCCCTGAAGCACCCTCCATGGATATCCAGCTCGTCCTCCATCTCCTCTTCTTTGGTCCAGGACTTCAGCCGGTATCCCCAGCCAGTGTCCACGTCCAATCGCAGCTACATGCGCACACCTTCCACTCTGCCCACATCCCTCTCCATGGGTTCCCTGAAGCAGGGTCTCTGGAACCAGCCCTCTCCCGATCTGCTCTTGCAACAGCAGCAGCGCAGCAG GTCAGTCAGTGGGAAGAAAATCTGTGCATACTGTGATGCACCTTTGGGCAAAGGAGCTGCCATGGTCATCGAATCTCTGGGTCTTTGTTATCATTTGCAGTGTTTTAAG